In a genomic window of Acidobacteriota bacterium:
- a CDS encoding STAS domain-containing protein → MKIDKRQRDGATILDLQGRITIGEGDVALREAVLAAVGEGATNILLNMGRVRSIDSSGVGELVAAYTTVTNRGGKLRLFSMPSRVLGVLQITQLVTVLDILEDEDEAVASVA, encoded by the coding sequence ATGAAGATTGACAAGCGCCAGCGGGATGGAGCGACGATTCTCGATCTCCAGGGCAGGATCACGATCGGCGAGGGCGACGTTGCCTTGAGAGAGGCCGTCCTCGCGGCGGTCGGCGAAGGCGCTACGAACATCCTGCTCAACATGGGGCGGGTGCGTTCCATCGACTCCTCCGGCGTCGGTGAGCTGGTTGCCGCCTACACCACGGTAACCAACCGGGGCGGCAAGCTGCGCCTGTTCTCCATGCCGAGCAGGGTCCTCGGGGTGCTCCAGATCACGCAGTTGGTTACCGTGCTGGACATCCTGGAGGACGAGGACGAGGCAGTCGCTTCGGTCGCCTGA
- a CDS encoding ATP-binding protein, whose product MPEPVHQTIRLSIDSRYENIELVKAVLDETLESLPIDEETGYWMGIALREALTNAIKHGNALDPEKKVDVCLAVGESGVDITVEDQGSGFDPGAVADPLAPDNLLKTEGRGIFYMRRFMDKIDYDFGAEGGTKVRLHKKFGTPGGSAEANQGGANED is encoded by the coding sequence GTGCCGGAACCTGTTCACCAGACGATTCGGCTCTCCATCGACAGCCGGTACGAGAACATCGAACTGGTCAAGGCCGTGCTGGACGAAACGCTCGAGTCCCTGCCGATCGACGAAGAGACCGGCTACTGGATGGGCATCGCGTTGCGGGAAGCACTGACCAACGCGATCAAGCACGGCAACGCGCTGGATCCCGAGAAGAAGGTGGACGTGTGTCTCGCGGTGGGCGAGAGCGGAGTCGACATCACGGTCGAAGACCAGGGCAGCGGCTTCGATCCGGGCGCCGTGGCGGACCCGCTGGCCCCCGACAACCTGCTCAAGACGGAAGGCAGGGGCATCTTCTACATGCGCAGGTTCATGGATAAGATCGACTACGATTTCGGCGCCGAGGGCGGCACGAAGGTCCGGCTTCACAAGAAGTTCGGCACCCCGGGCGGCAGCGCCGAAGCAAACCAGGGAGGAGCGAATGAAGATTGA
- a CDS encoding CPBP family intramembrane metalloprotease, translated as MTLIRLALPLVAGAACAWWIDRSTAARGLLPPGFADATWGDLRRLAAIGLLALVLWFGVFAAAGQIGLPSRVDEIDFERLSPVNLFLMHALLVVTLALWLFLGYWRCGHDARTVVLSQLGLRTRTGQSVPVEVGIGLGAGVVLWASVLFVVLIAALAVGAAGGFENLPNEAPGMVLWMGSLPVLIRLMVSLSAGVVEEIFFRGFLMPRAGFATSNVLFVLAHLNYEQPFLLLGVALLSVAFSYLTIWRGNIWPAIAAHFLFDAIQLLILVPSAASSAGNAP; from the coding sequence GTGACCCTGATTCGCCTGGCGCTCCCGCTGGTGGCCGGCGCCGCGTGCGCCTGGTGGATCGACCGATCCACGGCGGCGCGCGGTCTGTTGCCGCCCGGCTTCGCCGACGCCACGTGGGGCGACCTGCGCCGCCTCGCCGCGATCGGCCTGCTCGCCCTGGTGCTCTGGTTCGGCGTGTTCGCCGCCGCCGGGCAGATCGGCCTGCCGTCCCGCGTCGACGAGATCGACTTCGAGCGCCTTTCTCCCGTGAACCTGTTCCTGATGCACGCCCTCCTGGTCGTGACGCTGGCACTCTGGCTGTTCCTCGGCTACTGGCGCTGCGGGCACGACGCCCGCACGGTCGTGCTGAGCCAGCTCGGTCTGCGCACCCGGACCGGCCAGAGCGTGCCGGTCGAGGTCGGAATCGGTCTCGGCGCCGGCGTCGTCCTCTGGGCCAGCGTCCTGTTCGTCGTGCTGATCGCGGCACTCGCCGTCGGCGCCGCCGGCGGCTTCGAGAACCTGCCGAACGAGGCGCCGGGCATGGTTCTCTGGATGGGCAGTCTCCCTGTGCTGATCCGACTCATGGTCAGCCTCTCCGCGGGCGTCGTCGAGGAGATCTTCTTTCGCGGCTTCCTGATGCCGAGAGCCGGCTTCGCGACGTCGAACGTCCTTTTCGTGCTCGCCCACCTGAACTACGAGCAGCCGTTCCTCCTTCTCGGCGTCGCCCTCCTCTCCGTCGCCTTCAGCTACCTCACCATCTGGCGAGGCAACATCTGGCCCGCCATCGCGGCCCACTTCCTCTTCGACGCGATCCAGTTGCTCATCCTCGTTCCCTCAGCCGCCAGCTCAGCCGGGAACGCACCGTAG
- a CDS encoding MerR family transcriptional regulator translates to MISKVAERYDIHPQTLRLYEREGLLEPQRSDGNTRLYDEDSLNRLESILTLTRDMGVNLAGVEVILTLQERLARLEAERDRLLSIVERDAADRRRGVRRRHALVWVRSGALVKVEDED, encoded by the coding sequence ATGATCAGCAAGGTCGCCGAGCGCTACGACATCCATCCGCAGACCCTCCGGCTGTACGAGCGCGAGGGCCTGCTGGAGCCGCAGCGCAGCGACGGCAACACCCGCCTCTACGATGAGGACTCCCTGAACCGGCTCGAGTCGATCCTCACGCTGACCCGGGACATGGGGGTCAACCTGGCCGGAGTCGAGGTCATCCTTACGCTGCAGGAACGGCTGGCGCGGCTCGAGGCCGAGCGGGACCGGCTACTCTCGATCGTTGAACGCGACGCGGCGGACCGCCGCCGGGGTGTCCGGCGCCGGCACGCCCTGGTCTGGGTGCGAAGCGGCGCGCTGGTCAAGGTCGAGGACGAGGATTGA
- a CDS encoding ATP-binding protein produces the protein MNGEDCEFCQGRGWIVDLATNRARRCTCHATRVRGRRVDDLGIPPKYQGCRLTNFRLAGDVGDQLLTARRDCDQYIEEFMELDGSLNEAGLVFIGPSGRGKTHLAVAVLIELAEQYGVGGRFVDFTSLVADIQATFQPDAPRNQADLLRPLQEAEVVVVDELGARRPSPFVSDTLYLLINGRYMARRPTLFTSNYYLTSEADGDNAEAAARTLAGRVPASLISRLHQMAKPILIDAVGDYRHELQAHQHR, from the coding sequence TTGAACGGGGAAGATTGCGAATTCTGCCAGGGGCGCGGCTGGATCGTCGACCTCGCCACCAACCGCGCGCGCCGCTGCACCTGTCACGCGACCCGCGTCCGCGGCCGCCGCGTCGACGACCTGGGCATTCCGCCCAAGTACCAGGGTTGCCGTCTGACGAACTTCCGGCTCGCCGGGGACGTGGGCGACCAGCTCCTCACCGCGCGCCGCGACTGCGACCAGTACATCGAGGAGTTCATGGAGCTCGACGGATCGCTGAACGAAGCCGGACTGGTGTTCATCGGCCCGAGCGGCCGGGGCAAGACGCACCTTGCCGTGGCCGTGCTGATCGAGCTGGCCGAGCAGTACGGCGTCGGCGGCCGCTTCGTCGACTTCACCAGCCTGGTCGCCGACATCCAGGCAACCTTCCAGCCCGACGCTCCGCGGAACCAGGCCGACCTGCTGCGTCCGCTCCAGGAGGCGGAGGTGGTCGTCGTCGACGAGCTCGGCGCGCGACGGCCCTCGCCCTTCGTCTCCGACACCCTGTACCTGCTGATCAACGGCCGCTACATGGCCCGCCGGCCGACCCTGTTCACGAGCAACTACTACCTGACGTCCGAGGCCGACGGCGACAACGCCGAGGCCGCTGCCCGTACCCTGGCCGGCCGCGTCCCCGCCAGCCTGATCAGCCGCCTCCACCAGATGGCGAAGCCGATTCTCATCGACGCCGTCGGCGACTACCGGCACGAGTTGCAGGCGCACCAGCATCGGTAA
- the glpX gene encoding class II fructose-bisphosphatase yields the protein MTGELRDHDFVAVTEAAAVAAAQTMGYGDRHHSDHVAVEAMRGVLADMAIDGRVVIGEGERDKAPMLYVGEEVGRRAAGDLQVDFAVDPLEGTNLCATGASDAMAVLAASERGGLLHAPDIYMDKIVVGPTARGKVDLDAPVKDNLKAIAAAFDCAVSALTVVVLDRDRHRGLIDDIRSAGARIKLIGDGDLSTAIAAAVRGTGVHAVIGAGGAPEGVITAAAMRCLGGEIQGRLSALSDEQKRRLAQFDIEDPDRVYTTEELAPGDDILFCCTGVTGGDLLRGVRFFGDGFRTSTLTMSLKEGVIRFVETIHRGEDGGPVYFY from the coding sequence GTGACCGGGGAGCTCCGGGACCACGACTTCGTCGCCGTCACCGAGGCCGCCGCGGTCGCGGCGGCCCAGACGATGGGATACGGCGACCGCCACCACTCGGACCACGTCGCCGTCGAGGCGATGCGCGGGGTCCTGGCGGACATGGCGATCGACGGCCGGGTGGTGATCGGCGAGGGGGAGCGGGACAAGGCGCCGATGCTCTACGTCGGCGAAGAGGTTGGCCGTCGGGCCGCGGGCGATCTGCAGGTGGACTTCGCGGTCGACCCCCTGGAGGGGACGAATCTCTGCGCCACCGGGGCTTCGGACGCGATGGCGGTGCTCGCCGCCTCCGAGCGTGGCGGCCTGCTCCACGCCCCCGACATCTACATGGACAAGATCGTCGTCGGCCCGACCGCTCGCGGGAAGGTCGACCTGGACGCTCCGGTCAAGGACAACCTGAAGGCGATCGCGGCCGCCTTCGACTGCGCCGTCAGCGCCCTGACCGTGGTCGTTCTCGACCGGGACCGGCACCGGGGCCTGATCGACGACATCCGGAGCGCCGGAGCGCGCATCAAGCTGATCGGCGACGGGGACCTGTCGACGGCGATCGCGGCGGCGGTCCGCGGCACCGGGGTCCACGCGGTGATCGGTGCCGGCGGCGCGCCGGAAGGAGTGATCACGGCGGCGGCGATGCGTTGCCTCGGCGGGGAGATCCAGGGGCGGCTGTCGGCGCTCTCCGACGAGCAGAAGCGGCGGCTCGCCCAGTTCGACATCGAGGATCCCGACCGCGTCTACACCACCGAGGAGCTTGCGCCGGGGGACGACATCCTGTTCTGCTGCACGGGCGTCACCGGCGGCGACCTGCTCCGGGGCGTCCGCTTCTTTGGTGACGGCTTCCGGACGTCGACGTTGACCATGTCGCTCAAGGAGGGCGTCATTCGTTTCGTCGAGACGATTCACCGTGGCGAGGACGGTGGTCCCGTCTACTTCTATTGA
- the mazG gene encoding nucleoside triphosphate pyrophosphohydrolase, protein MQHPSKGNAAGTDSCSLAPIADLIDRLRVDCPWDRELSLADLRAYLIEEAHELAAAIDERDPAAISEELGDLLFEAVYVARLTDAELEEVPLAGAIRGVIDKMVARHPHVFGDEKDQAKAGSAAEVAAMWEQRKRSTDGERSVLDGVPVSLPALVGAYRLGQKAAGIGFDWDSIEAVRAKVAEELGELDDETASDQAGQSVEAKARVEEELGDVLFAVANLARHLDVDPERALAAANRKFRRRFAAMETELEPGGDYRVEELERLWERAKRREA, encoded by the coding sequence ATGCAACACCCTAGCAAAGGAAACGCGGCCGGAACCGACTCCTGCTCGCTCGCTCCGATCGCCGATCTGATCGACCGGCTGCGCGTCGACTGCCCATGGGACCGTGAGCTGTCGCTGGCGGATCTGCGGGCGTATCTGATCGAAGAGGCCCACGAACTGGCCGCGGCGATCGACGAACGCGATCCCGCCGCGATCAGCGAGGAACTGGGCGATCTGCTGTTCGAAGCGGTGTACGTCGCCCGGCTGACGGACGCCGAGCTGGAGGAAGTGCCGCTTGCCGGGGCGATCCGCGGAGTGATCGACAAGATGGTCGCGCGACACCCCCATGTGTTCGGCGACGAGAAGGACCAGGCGAAGGCCGGTTCCGCGGCCGAGGTCGCGGCAATGTGGGAGCAGCGGAAGCGGAGCACCGACGGCGAGCGCTCCGTGCTGGACGGAGTGCCGGTCTCGCTGCCGGCGCTGGTCGGCGCCTACCGGCTCGGCCAGAAGGCGGCCGGCATCGGTTTCGACTGGGACTCGATCGAAGCCGTGCGGGCCAAGGTGGCCGAGGAACTCGGCGAACTGGACGATGAGACGGCAAGCGACCAGGCCGGCCAGTCCGTCGAGGCGAAGGCGCGGGTCGAAGAGGAGCTGGGCGACGTGCTGTTCGCGGTCGCCAACCTCGCCCGCCACCTGGACGTGGACCCGGAACGCGCGCTGGCGGCGGCGAACCGGAAGTTCCGCCGCCGTTTCGCGGCGATGGAGACGGAACTCGAACCCGGCGGCGACTACCGAGTGGAGGAACTGGAACGGCTGTGGGAGCGGGCGAAGCGAAGGGAGGCGTAG
- a CDS encoding DUF1844 domain-containing protein: MKVTDRRMFTDDGELREEYRFLEQQKAGPTAEQPPSGASQDSPTSPGEAPAGGAGQAPSATPSPGPEEAASRMPPRGAQSPGFMDLVAVLAEPIAFLLGDAQLPDGQSAQDLPRARLHIDLLSVLQEKTRGNVSEQETALLEDLLAQLRMRYVEKSRG; this comes from the coding sequence GTGAAGGTCACCGACAGAAGGATGTTCACGGACGACGGCGAACTGCGGGAAGAGTACCGCTTCCTCGAGCAGCAGAAGGCCGGGCCGACCGCCGAACAGCCGCCCTCGGGCGCCAGTCAGGACAGCCCGACGAGTCCGGGCGAGGCGCCGGCCGGCGGGGCTGGGCAGGCTCCGTCCGCGACGCCGTCCCCGGGCCCCGAGGAGGCGGCCTCCCGGATGCCGCCGCGGGGGGCGCAGTCTCCCGGCTTCATGGACCTGGTCGCCGTACTCGCCGAGCCGATCGCCTTCCTGCTCGGCGACGCCCAGCTACCGGACGGTCAGAGCGCCCAGGATCTGCCGCGGGCCCGGCTCCACATCGACCTGCTGTCGGTGCTGCAGGAGAAGACGCGGGGCAACGTCTCCGAACAGGAGACGGCGCTGCTCGAGGATCTTCTCGCGCAGCTCAGGATGCGGTACGTCGAGAAGAGCCGCGGCTGA
- a CDS encoding S41 family peptidase yields MDAEGRGRSREHRHHGVGGGRLAVVCLSLLLVLGLAGGAWLGASDDPEDTGRDSIYKYLTLWEEVLRLIRGSYVEATDGRSLTAGAMDGVTDALDPFSVYVPPGEVESYRAAREVGRRHSGVLVLKERGTAYVVAVDGGSPAEAAGLERNDIVAGINGRSSRAMPLWELRRQLAAPVGSELDLELVRRGNSVDVSLTLDEYEPLPPEFEEIRGVGVLRIPSFGSGTAAQVEALLDGYAGDSLLIDLRGVAGGSARAAYAVAGLFAVGELGSLIDREDRKLETFEGVGGLYSGDIEVLTDRSSQGPAEILTAVLRQAVDADHSGESTFGHAGTLQQIELPNGGGLLETTAAFYTDPEGARLNRRIRVSAEHRLSAFALGERDDGLDPVLDEALILILEAPAEPNQQ; encoded by the coding sequence GTGGACGCGGAAGGCAGGGGGCGGTCGCGGGAGCATCGCCACCACGGGGTCGGCGGCGGCCGGCTGGCTGTCGTCTGCCTGTCCCTGCTCCTGGTTCTTGGTCTCGCCGGCGGCGCCTGGCTGGGCGCCAGCGACGACCCGGAGGACACGGGACGGGACTCGATCTACAAGTACCTCACGCTGTGGGAGGAGGTACTTCGGCTGATCCGCGGTTCGTACGTCGAGGCGACCGACGGACGTAGCCTGACGGCGGGCGCCATGGATGGCGTGACGGACGCCCTCGATCCCTTCTCGGTCTACGTACCGCCGGGCGAAGTCGAGTCGTACCGGGCAGCGCGTGAGGTGGGCCGCCGGCACTCGGGCGTCCTCGTGCTCAAGGAGCGCGGCACCGCCTATGTGGTCGCGGTCGACGGCGGCAGCCCGGCCGAGGCCGCGGGCCTGGAGCGGAACGACATCGTCGCCGGTATCAACGGTCGCTCGTCCCGCGCGATGCCCCTGTGGGAACTGCGGCGTCAGCTCGCCGCTCCGGTCGGTTCCGAACTGGACCTGGAGCTGGTGCGGCGTGGCAACAGCGTCGACGTGAGCCTGACCCTGGACGAGTACGAGCCGCTTCCGCCGGAGTTCGAGGAGATCCGGGGGGTCGGCGTGTTGAGGATCCCGAGCTTCGGTTCCGGCACGGCGGCCCAGGTGGAGGCGTTGCTCGACGGCTACGCCGGCGACTCCCTGCTGATCGATCTCCGCGGCGTCGCGGGAGGTTCCGCGAGGGCCGCCTACGCGGTGGCGGGCCTGTTCGCCGTTGGCGAACTGGGCAGCTTGATCGACCGGGAGGACCGGAAGCTCGAGACCTTCGAGGGCGTGGGGGGGCTGTACTCGGGAGACATCGAGGTCCTGACCGATCGGAGTTCGCAGGGACCGGCCGAGATCCTGACCGCCGTTCTGCGTCAGGCGGTCGACGCGGACCACAGCGGCGAGTCGACCTTCGGCCATGCCGGAACGTTGCAGCAGATCGAGTTGCCGAACGGCGGCGGCCTCCTCGAGACGACCGCTGCCTTCTACACGGACCCTGAGGGTGCACGGCTGAACCGCAGAATCCGGGTCAGCGCCGAACACCGCCTGAGTGCGTTCGCCCTGGGCGAGAGGGACGACGGCCTGGATCCGGTCCTGGACGAGGCTCTGATTCTCATCCTGGAGGCGCCCGCCGAGCCGAACCAGCAGTAG
- a CDS encoding acyl-CoA dehydrogenase family protein — translation MNFDSLLSGEERLMRDTVRQFVDERVKPIIEHCHREAKAPMELAPELGDLNLFGANFSEYGLPGLGDVAYGLVMQELERGDSGVRSMVSVQSSLVMYPILAFGSREQKDRFIPGLASGRMIGCFGLTEPDFGSNPSAMRTRARRDGDCWVLNGAKQWITNGNVADVAVVWARTDEGIRGFLVEQGTEGFTSAEMHGKFSLRASATGELSFQNCRIPADNILPGTRGVGSALQTLNQARYGICWGGLGSAMECYHTALEYARQRVQFAGQPIASHQLVQEKLAWMITEITKGQFLVYQLAGLKTAGTMEPQHVSMCKRNNVWVARECAKLAREILGANGISDEYPVVRHMLNIESVYTYEGTHDIHGLVIGAAITGIPSFNPPMSREQAREAVDRPVPAAAAAGAGS, via the coding sequence ATGAACTTCGACTCGCTGCTCAGCGGCGAGGAACGACTCATGCGGGACACCGTCCGGCAGTTCGTCGACGAGCGCGTGAAGCCCATCATCGAGCACTGCCATCGCGAGGCGAAGGCGCCGATGGAGCTCGCCCCCGAACTGGGCGATCTGAACCTGTTCGGGGCGAACTTCTCGGAGTACGGGCTGCCGGGCCTGGGCGATGTCGCGTACGGCCTCGTCATGCAGGAGCTGGAGCGCGGGGACTCGGGCGTCCGCAGCATGGTCTCGGTCCAGAGTTCCCTGGTCATGTACCCGATTCTCGCCTTCGGCTCCCGCGAGCAGAAGGACCGGTTCATTCCCGGACTCGCGAGCGGCCGGATGATCGGCTGCTTCGGGCTCACCGAGCCGGACTTCGGCTCGAACCCCTCGGCGATGCGCACGCGGGCGCGCCGGGACGGGGACTGCTGGGTGCTGAACGGCGCCAAGCAGTGGATCACGAACGGCAACGTCGCCGACGTGGCCGTCGTGTGGGCGCGCACCGACGAGGGGATCCGGGGGTTCCTCGTCGAGCAGGGGACGGAGGGCTTCACCAGCGCCGAGATGCACGGCAAGTTCTCGTTGCGGGCCTCGGCGACCGGCGAACTCTCGTTCCAGAACTGCCGGATTCCGGCCGACAACATCCTGCCGGGGACCCGGGGTGTCGGCAGCGCGCTGCAGACCCTGAACCAGGCGCGCTACGGCATCTGCTGGGGGGGCCTCGGGTCGGCGATGGAGTGCTACCACACGGCGCTCGAGTACGCCCGGCAACGGGTGCAGTTCGCCGGTCAGCCGATCGCCAGCCACCAGCTCGTCCAGGAGAAGCTGGCCTGGATGATCACCGAGATCACCAAGGGACAGTTCCTCGTCTACCAGTTGGCGGGGCTGAAGACGGCGGGGACGATGGAGCCCCAGCACGTGTCGATGTGCAAGCGGAACAACGTCTGGGTGGCGCGCGAGTGCGCGAAGCTGGCGCGCGAGATCCTGGGCGCGAACGGCATCTCGGACGAGTACCCGGTGGTCCGCCACATGCTGAACATCGAATCCGTCTACACGTACGAGGGCACGCACGACATCCACGGCCTCGTGATCGGCGCGGCGATCACCGGCATTCCCTCCTTCAACCCGCCGATGAGCCGCGAGCAGGCGCGCGAGGCCGTCGACCGGCCGGTGCCTGCCGCTGCCGCCGCGGGGGCCGGCTCGTGA
- the dcd gene encoding dCTP deaminase, whose protein sequence is MIKPDHWISAWGEAGGVDPFEPDQVNAASYDVRVGDHWICPTRDPEEFHGDRIKLFPNEVVLATTLEFVRIPRSVACDLKLKSTLGRLWINHSLAGWCDPGFEGNITLELQNLGPVPFVLDAGRRIAQLIFIAMESEPRTAYGEPGAGSRYQHQRGATRARS, encoded by the coding sequence GTGATCAAGCCGGACCACTGGATCAGCGCCTGGGGCGAAGCGGGCGGCGTCGACCCCTTCGAACCGGACCAGGTGAACGCGGCCAGTTACGACGTCCGTGTCGGCGACCACTGGATCTGCCCAACCCGCGACCCGGAGGAGTTCCACGGCGACAGGATCAAGCTGTTCCCGAACGAGGTCGTGCTCGCCACCACCCTCGAGTTCGTGCGGATTCCACGTTCGGTGGCCTGCGACCTGAAGCTCAAGTCGACGCTAGGCCGGTTGTGGATCAACCACTCGCTGGCCGGCTGGTGCGACCCGGGATTCGAGGGGAACATCACCCTGGAGCTGCAGAACCTGGGCCCGGTGCCGTTCGTGCTCGACGCGGGCCGCCGCATCGCCCAGCTCATCTTCATCGCGATGGAGTCCGAGCCGCGGACCGCTTACGGCGAGCCGGGGGCCGGCAGCCGCTACCAGCACCAGCGCGGCGCGACCCGCGCCCGATCCTGA
- the dnaK gene encoding molecular chaperone DnaK gives MSKIIGIDLGTTNSVVAMMEGSDPKVVPNSEGSRTTPSIVGFTEKGERLVGQVAKRQAVTNPENTVFSIKRFMGRRLGEVSEEQKMVPYAVSSAGDDVQIGAAGKTYTPPQISAMVLQKLKQAAEDYLGGPVERAVITVPAYFNDAQRQATRDAGQIAGLTVERLVNEPTAAALAYGLDKEGDRTIAVYDFGGGTFDISILEVGEGVVEVKATNGDTHLGGDNIDQRIIDWLLEEFRKDQGIDLGQDPMAMQRLKEAGEKAKIELSGVQETEINLPFVTADASGPKHLNVKLSRSKLEQLTEDLVRSTLEPCRQALRDAGLGTSDIEEIVLVGGQTRMPAVQEAVKEFFGREPHRGVNPDEVVAIGAAIQGGVLAGDVTDVLLLDVTPLSLGIETLGGVFTKLIDRNTTIPTRKSEVFSTAGDNQTSVEVHVLQGEREIAGDNRTLGRFHLVGIPPAPRGMPQIEVTFDIDANGIVNVSAKDKGTGKEQKITITGSGGIEKDEIERMVSDAQAHSDEDRKRREAIDARNRLDSLVYGTEKNLAEHRDKLSDSDRGELESAIEDAKKSMEGEDAAAMQSASARLTEASHKLAQVIYEQTSAQAAPDAPPGAGGPGDGGPQAADDDVIDADFVDVDETSGDGGTSGDKGAS, from the coding sequence TTGAGCAAGATCATTGGCATCGACCTGGGGACGACGAACAGCGTCGTCGCCATGATGGAGGGTTCGGATCCGAAGGTGGTTCCGAACTCGGAGGGAAGCCGGACCACGCCGTCGATCGTCGGCTTCACGGAGAAGGGCGAGCGGCTTGTCGGCCAGGTCGCCAAGCGACAGGCGGTGACCAACCCGGAGAACACGGTCTTCTCGATCAAGCGCTTCATGGGGCGGCGCCTGGGCGAGGTCTCGGAAGAGCAGAAGATGGTCCCCTACGCGGTCTCGAGCGCCGGCGACGACGTGCAGATCGGAGCCGCGGGCAAGACCTACACGCCGCCCCAGATCTCGGCCATGGTGCTGCAGAAGCTGAAGCAGGCGGCCGAGGACTATCTCGGCGGTCCGGTCGAGCGCGCCGTGATCACGGTTCCGGCGTACTTCAACGACGCCCAGCGTCAGGCCACGCGGGATGCCGGCCAGATCGCCGGACTGACCGTCGAGCGGCTGGTCAACGAGCCGACCGCGGCGGCGCTTGCCTACGGCCTGGACAAGGAGGGCGATCGCACGATCGCCGTCTACGACTTCGGTGGCGGCACGTTCGACATCTCGATTCTCGAGGTGGGCGAGGGCGTGGTCGAGGTCAAGGCGACGAACGGCGACACGCACCTCGGGGGCGACAACATCGACCAGCGGATCATCGACTGGCTGCTGGAGGAGTTCAGGAAGGACCAGGGCATCGATCTCGGCCAGGACCCGATGGCCATGCAGCGCCTCAAGGAGGCCGGCGAGAAGGCGAAGATCGAGCTGTCGGGCGTCCAGGAGACGGAGATCAACCTCCCCTTCGTGACCGCCGACGCCTCGGGGCCGAAGCACCTGAACGTCAAGCTCTCCCGGAGCAAGCTGGAGCAGCTCACCGAGGACCTGGTCAGGAGCACGCTCGAACCCTGCCGCCAGGCGCTCAGGGACGCCGGCCTCGGTACCAGCGACATCGAGGAGATCGTCCTGGTCGGAGGCCAGACCCGGATGCCGGCCGTACAGGAAGCGGTCAAGGAGTTCTTCGGACGGGAGCCCCATCGCGGCGTGAACCCGGACGAGGTGGTCGCGATCGGTGCCGCGATCCAGGGCGGCGTGCTGGCCGGGGACGTCACGGACGTCCTGCTGCTGGACGTCACGCCGCTCTCGCTTGGCATCGAGACGCTGGGCGGCGTCTTCACCAAGCTGATCGATCGCAACACGACGATTCCCACCCGCAAGAGCGAGGTGTTCTCGACCGCCGGCGACAACCAGACATCGGTCGAGGTCCACGTGCTTCAGGGTGAGCGCGAGATCGCCGGCGACAACCGGACGCTCGGCCGCTTCCACCTGGTGGGTATCCCGCCGGCGCCTCGCGGCATGCCGCAAATCGAGGTCACCTTCGACATCGACGCCAACGGCATCGTCAACGTGTCGGCGAAGGACAAGGGCACCGGCAAGGAGCAGAAGATCACGATCACGGGCTCGGGCGGCATCGAGAAGGACGAGATCGAACGGATGGTCTCCGATGCCCAGGCTCACAGCGACGAGGACAGGAAGCGTCGCGAGGCGATCGATGCCCGCAACCGGCTCGACTCCCTGGTCTACGGCACGGAGAAGAACCTCGCCGAACACCGGGACAAGCTGTCCGACAGCGACCGCGGTGAACTCGAGTCCGCGATCGAGGACGCGAAGAAGAGCATGGAGGGCGAAGACGCCGCCGCCATGCAGAGCGCGTCCGCGCGGCTGACCGAGGCGTCGCACAAGCTGGCGCAGGTCATCTACGAACAGACCAGCGCCCAGGCGGCTCCCGACGCGCCTCCGGGCGCGGGCGGCCCCGGGGACGGCGGTCCCCAGGCCGCCGATGACGACGTGATCGACGCCGACTTCGTCGACGTGGATGAAACGTCCGGAGACGGCGGAACCTCCGGGGACAAAGGGGCCAGCTAG